The nucleotide window AACCCTAGATTCATCTCACTGTAGAGATGGTCTCTTCTCTTTGAGAGACAACTTGTTGTGACAGCTTCTTGTCACAATGCGAAAAGGTGAACAAGGCCTTCTTAGCCATAGTCCCCCCCCCCTCCTCCCATGTTTCTTACTTTTTATCTAACAGGGAAGATATTAGAAGTCAAATTCCGTGAATGGGATTGATTCTTCCTTTTAGCGCTTTAGAAATGAGGCGAGATTTTTTGAGTCGGAATGAAGGGCAACTCTTTTAAGAGTTGTTCGAGTGACGACTCAGAAAAGGTTGCTTATTTCTATAAGATGATAAAAGGAAGAAAAGATCATATTTGCGGAATAAATAAAAAAGGCACTACTTTCGTAGTGCCTTTTTCCGAGCGTCTTTTAACCGTAGGTGGTTAGAAGTCGAAGCGGAACTGCAGGTTTAGACCGTGCATATTGAAGTCGTGGAAGTTAAGAGCTCCGTTGGTGTCGAAAACTCCCCAGTTGATCCATGACTGCTCTGCCCATCCAGCTTGGATAGCAAAGTGGTAGTTATCATCAGAGAACCACATCTCCCATCGGAGGCCGATTTCTGATTCGAAGACATACTTCACAGCGTAGTGAGTGTCTTGGTCACGATGATAGTTTGTTGTGCTATCACCACCAGTTGGCGTTGTTGTACCTTTAGCTTCGATAGTGGTGTAGTTAGCCCAGAGATTTGAAAATGCAACGTTTCCATAAATGCTCCAGCTTTTAGCCATGTAGTAGGCTAGGTTTAATCCACCACGGAAACCAAGAGCCCAAACATCAAAGTCATTACGAGCTTTGAAAGTGCTTGTAACAGCATTGTTAACTACCGTGTTAAGTTTTGTAGTGTGCTCTTGGTCTTGCCAGGTTCCTTTGAACCCGATGAAAGGTCTCATAGTAAGGAATTGGCTAAGATAGAAGTTTCTTCCAAGTTCTAGGTCTATAGAGTTAAAGCTATAATCGAAGTTTCCTGAAGCACTCTGACCTGATGCGTTAGAGTCTTGTGAGAAACCTAGGTTGCTGCTGCTTTGACTGCTGGTGTTTGACCCATGCAACCAAGTGTACTGAGAACAGATGTCCCAGCCATCGTGGCTAAGGTTGAGTCCTAGACCAACCTTAAAACCAGGGTCCCACTCATCAGCGTAGTCAAGACTTTTTCCTTTAGTTCCCGAGATACCGCTATATACGGTAGGGGTGCCTTCTTGGACAGCTTTCCACCAGATAAAGTTTGCTCTGATGAATACATCAGCACCATGGGCGACACGAGGGCCGGCGTTTGGTGTAATTTCTCTAAAAGTTCCACGCTGGTAAATTCCTTGACCAGCTTTTGGACTTGTTGAGTGCATGCTTTGGCTGTTAGAGCTCGAGCCACCGTAGTTACCTTGAGCAAAAACAGGAGTTACCAAACTCAAGCACAAAGCCCCAATTAGAGGCCACAGTTTTCTGAGTTTCATTTCCATTCTCAAAATTCTCCCTGTTACAGAAATGATAAAATATCAATCGTTAATGTTTTTTCTTTTAACCGAAGTTGTGACAATAGCGCAAGAAAAAAATTCGAACGCTACTTTTTCCT belongs to Candidatus Neptunochlamydia vexilliferae and includes:
- a CDS encoding Lpg1974 family pore-forming outer membrane protein; the protein is MEMKLRKLWPLIGALCLSLVTPVFAQGNYGGSSSNSQSMHSTSPKAGQGIYQRGTFREITPNAGPRVAHGADVFIRANFIWWKAVQEGTPTVYSGISGTKGKSLDYADEWDPGFKVGLGLNLSHDGWDICSQYTWLHGSNTSSQSSSNLGFSQDSNASGQSASGNFDYSFNSIDLELGRNFYLSQFLTMRPFIGFKGTWQDQEHTTKLNTVVNNAVTSTFKARNDFDVWALGFRGGLNLAYYMAKSWSIYGNVAFSNLWANYTTIEAKGTTTPTGGDSTTNYHRDQDTHYAVKYVFESEIGLRWEMWFSDDNYHFAIQAGWAEQSWINWGVFDTNGALNFHDFNMHGLNLQFRFDF